One segment of Primulina tabacum isolate GXHZ01 chromosome 14, ASM2559414v2, whole genome shotgun sequence DNA contains the following:
- the LOC142525642 gene encoding boron transporter 4 isoform X1, with the protein MYTYLYNFAKNSIGRELYLAWAGWVCVWTALILFLLAIFNACSIITRFTRVAGELFGMLITVLFIQEAIKGVVSEFFIPKGENSSQENYQFQWLYTNGLLGIIFSFGLLITALNSRKARSWRYGTGCFRSFIADYGVPLMVVVWTLLSYSVPGKVPSGVPRRLFCPLPWESGSLYHWTVAKDMGKIPVGYILAAFIPAVMIAGLYFFDHSVASQMAQQKEFNLKNPSAYHYDIFLLGVMTLICGLLGLPPSNGVLPQSPMHTRSLAVLKKQLIRKKMVKSAKECMKQQATQSEIYGRMQTVFIEMESAPCHSVDRELANLKNAVMKHDEEGYDNSKFDPEKCIDLHLPVRVNEQRVSNLLQSMLVGLAVCIMPVIKMIPTSVLWGYFAYMAIDSLPGNQFWERIQLLFVPPGRRFKIIEGFHASYVEAVPFKYIFMFTLFQFAYLFVCFGITWIPIAGILFPLPFFLLISIREHILPKVFPPNYLQKLDAAEYEEIIGHSFRARSLSLRDRESPDTDEEEDVCPDVSSAEILDEMTTHRGELKHRSVSFNGRQLQVFPEENSPGML; encoded by the exons ATGTACACTTATTTGTACAATTTCGCCAAGAACAGCATTGGGAGGGAGCTGTACTTAGCCTGGGCCGGATG GGTCTGTGTCTGGACAGCTTTGATTCTCTTTCTTCTTGCTATATTCAATGCTTGCTCTATAATTACGCGATTTACGAGGGTGGCTGGTGAACTTTTTGGAATGTTGATCACTGTTTTATTCATCCAAGAGGCAATCAAG GGTGTGGTGAGTGAATTTTTCATCCCAAAAGGCGAAAATTCTTCTCAAGAAAACTACCAATTTCAATGGCTTTACACAAATGGCTTGCTAGGGATTATCTTTTCTTTTGGCCTACTTATCACTGCCCTAAATAGCAGAAAAGCTCGGTCCTGGCGTTACGGTACAG GCTGCTTTCGTAGTTTTATTGCAGATTACGGGGTTCCATTGATGGTCGTAGTATGGACTTTACTATCTTATAGCGTACCGGGGAAAGTTCCCTCTGGAGTTCCAAGGAGACTTTTTTGTCCTCTTCCCTGGGAGTCCGGATCATTGTATCACTGGACAGTTGCTAAG GACATGGGAAAGATTCCTGTGGGATATATTTTAGCTGCATTCATACCAGCTGTGATGATTGCCGGTCTATACTTTTTCGATCATAGTGTAGCTTCACAGATGGCTCAACAGAAGGAATTCAACCTCAAAAACCCTTCCGCCTACCATTATGATATCTTTTTACTAGGAGTCATG ACATTGATTTGCGGTTTACTTGGACTTCCTCCTTCAAATGGTGTCCTCCCTCAATCACCTATGCATACTAGGAGTCTTGCTGTTCTCAAGAAACAG TTGATTCGGAAGAAAATGGTGAAAAGCGCGAAAGAGTGTATGAAACAGCAGGCAACCCAGTCAGAGATCTATGGCCGAATGCAGACTGTGTTCATTGAAATGGAGAGTGCTCCTTGT CATTCTGTAGATAGAGAATTGGCGAACTTGAAGAATGCTGTCATGAAACATGACGAGGAAGGATACGACAACAGTAAATTTGATCCGGAAAAGTGTATAGATCTTCATCTCCCTGTTCGAGTAAACGAGCAAAGAGTCAGCAACTTGCTGCAGTCGATGCTCGTTGGACTTGCTGTATGCATCATGCCTGTGATCAAGATGATACCTACCTCTGTTCTATGGGGATATTTCGCCTACATGGCTATTGATAGCCTTCCTGGAAATCAGTTTTGGGAGAGAATCCAGCTTCTCTTTGTTCCGCCGGGTCGACGTTTCAA AATAATTGAAGGGTTCCATGCTTCATATGTGGAGGCAGTACCGTTCAAGTACATCTTCATGTTTACGCTCTTTCAGTTTGCTTATCTCTTCGTTTGCTTTGGGATAACATGGATACCGATTGCTGGAATTTTGTTTCCACTTCCGTTCTTCCTTCTGATAAGTATACGAGAACACATTCTCCCCAAGGTGTTTCCTCCTAATTATCTCCAAAAACTAGATGCAGCAGAATATGAAGAAATTATCGGTCATTCATTTAGAGCCAGGAGTCTATCTCTCAGG GATAGAGAATCACCTGATACAGACGAAGAAGAAGATGTTTGTCCTGATGTATCTTCTGCTGAGATATTGGATGAAATGACGACGCATAGAGGTGAACTGAAGCATCGGTCTGTGAGCTTCAACGGCAGACAGTTACAG GTCTTTCCAGAAGAAAATTCTCCAGGGATGTTATAA
- the LOC142525642 gene encoding putative boron transporter 7 isoform X2 — MDHLKTPLKGVINDIKGRLACYKKDWIDTCGSGARILAPTAYIFFASALPVIAFGEQLSRETEGSLSPVETLTSTAICGVIHAIFGGEPLLILGVAEPTIIMYTYLYNFAKNSIGRELYLAWAGWVCVWTALILFLLAIFNACSIITRFTRVAGELFGMLITVLFIQEAIKGVVSEFFIPKGENSSQENYQFQWLYTNGLLGIIFSFGLLITALNSRKARSWRYGTGCFRSFIADYGVPLMVVVWTLLSYSVPGKVPSGVPRRLFCPLPWESGSLYHWTVAKDMGKIPVGYILAAFIPAVMIAGLYFFDHSVASQMAQQKEFNLKNPSAYHYDIFLLGVMTLICGLLGLPPSNGVLPQSPMHTRSLAVLKKQLIRKKMVKSAKECMKQQATQSEIYGRMQTVFIEMESAPCQHSVDRELANLKNAVMKHDEEGYDNSKFDPEKCIDLHLPVRVNEQRVSNLLQSMLVGLAVCIMPVIKMIPTSVLWGYFAYMAIDSLPGNQFWERIQLLFVPPGRRFKIIEGFHASYVEAVPFKYIFMFTLFQFAYLFVCFGITWIPIAGILFPLPFFLLISIREHILPKVFPPNYLQKLDAAEYEEIIGHSFRARSLSLRDRESPDTDEEEDVCPDVSSAEILDEMTTHRGELKHRSVSFNGRQLQVFPEENSPGML, encoded by the exons ATGGATCATCTAAAGACTCCACTCAAGGGAGTCATAAATGACATTAAAGGGAGGTTGGCATGCTACAAAAAGGACTGGATTGATACATGTGGTTCGGGTGCCAG GATTCTGGCTCCAACAGCGTATATTTTCTTCGCCTCGGCTCTCCCTGTTATTGCATTTGGGGAGCAATTGAGTAGGGAAACAG AGGGAAGCTTGAGTCCTGTTGAGACTCTCACTTCTACTGCTATCTGCGGCGTCATCCATGCGATTTTTGGTGGAGAGCCGTTGTTGATTCTAGGAGTTGCAGAACCAACCATTATAATGTACACTTATTTGTACAATTTCGCCAAGAACAGCATTGGGAGGGAGCTGTACTTAGCCTGGGCCGGATG GGTCTGTGTCTGGACAGCTTTGATTCTCTTTCTTCTTGCTATATTCAATGCTTGCTCTATAATTACGCGATTTACGAGGGTGGCTGGTGAACTTTTTGGAATGTTGATCACTGTTTTATTCATCCAAGAGGCAATCAAG GGTGTGGTGAGTGAATTTTTCATCCCAAAAGGCGAAAATTCTTCTCAAGAAAACTACCAATTTCAATGGCTTTACACAAATGGCTTGCTAGGGATTATCTTTTCTTTTGGCCTACTTATCACTGCCCTAAATAGCAGAAAAGCTCGGTCCTGGCGTTACGGTACAG GCTGCTTTCGTAGTTTTATTGCAGATTACGGGGTTCCATTGATGGTCGTAGTATGGACTTTACTATCTTATAGCGTACCGGGGAAAGTTCCCTCTGGAGTTCCAAGGAGACTTTTTTGTCCTCTTCCCTGGGAGTCCGGATCATTGTATCACTGGACAGTTGCTAAG GACATGGGAAAGATTCCTGTGGGATATATTTTAGCTGCATTCATACCAGCTGTGATGATTGCCGGTCTATACTTTTTCGATCATAGTGTAGCTTCACAGATGGCTCAACAGAAGGAATTCAACCTCAAAAACCCTTCCGCCTACCATTATGATATCTTTTTACTAGGAGTCATG ACATTGATTTGCGGTTTACTTGGACTTCCTCCTTCAAATGGTGTCCTCCCTCAATCACCTATGCATACTAGGAGTCTTGCTGTTCTCAAGAAACAG TTGATTCGGAAGAAAATGGTGAAAAGCGCGAAAGAGTGTATGAAACAGCAGGCAACCCAGTCAGAGATCTATGGCCGAATGCAGACTGTGTTCATTGAAATGGAGAGTGCTCCTTGT CAGCATTCTGTAGATAGAGAATTGGCGAACTTGAAGAATGCTGTCATGAAACATGACGAGGAAGGATACGACAACAGTAAATTTGATCCGGAAAAGTGTATAGATCTTCATCTCCCTGTTCGAGTAAACGAGCAAAGAGTCAGCAACTTGCTGCAGTCGATGCTCGTTGGACTTGCTGTATGCATCATGCCTGTGATCAAGATGATACCTACCTCTGTTCTATGGGGATATTTCGCCTACATGGCTATTGATAGCCTTCCTGGAAATCAGTTTTGGGAGAGAATCCAGCTTCTCTTTGTTCCGCCGGGTCGACGTTTCAA AATAATTGAAGGGTTCCATGCTTCATATGTGGAGGCAGTACCGTTCAAGTACATCTTCATGTTTACGCTCTTTCAGTTTGCTTATCTCTTCGTTTGCTTTGGGATAACATGGATACCGATTGCTGGAATTTTGTTTCCACTTCCGTTCTTCCTTCTGATAAGTATACGAGAACACATTCTCCCCAAGGTGTTTCCTCCTAATTATCTCCAAAAACTAGATGCAGCAGAATATGAAGAAATTATCGGTCATTCATTTAGAGCCAGGAGTCTATCTCTCAGG GATAGAGAATCACCTGATACAGACGAAGAAGAAGATGTTTGTCCTGATGTATCTTCTGCTGAGATATTGGATGAAATGACGACGCATAGAGGTGAACTGAAGCATCGGTCTGTGAGCTTCAACGGCAGACAGTTACAG GTCTTTCCAGAAGAAAATTCTCCAGGGATGTTATAA
- the LOC142525642 gene encoding putative boron transporter 7 isoform X3 — protein MDHLKTPLKGVINDIKGRLACYKKDWIDTCGSGARILAPTAYIFFASALPVIAFGEQLSRETEGSLSPVETLTSTAICGVIHAIFGGEPLLILGVAEPTIIMYTYLYNFAKNSIGRELYLAWAGWVCVWTALILFLLAIFNACSIITRFTRVAGELFGMLITVLFIQEAIKGVVSEFFIPKGENSSQENYQFQWLYTNGLLGIIFSFGLLITALNSRKARSWRYGTGCFRSFIADYGVPLMVVVWTLLSYSVPGKVPSGVPRRLFCPLPWESGSLYHWTVAKDMGKIPVGYILAAFIPAVMIAGLYFFDHSVASQMAQQKEFNLKNPSAYHYDIFLLGVMTLICGLLGLPPSNGVLPQSPMHTRSLAVLKKQLIRKKMVKSAKECMKQQATQSEIYGRMQTVFIEMESAPCHSVDRELANLKNAVMKHDEEGYDNSKFDPEKCIDLHLPVRVNEQRVSNLLQSMLVGLAVCIMPVIKMIPTSVLWGYFAYMAIDSLPGNQFWERIQLLFVPPGRRFKIIEGFHASYVEAVPFKYIFMFTLFQFAYLFVCFGITWIPIAGILFPLPFFLLISIREHILPKVFPPNYLQKLDAAEYEEIIGHSFRARSLSLRDRESPDTDEEEDVCPDVSSAEILDEMTTHRGELKHRSVSFNGRQLQVFPEENSPGML, from the exons ATGGATCATCTAAAGACTCCACTCAAGGGAGTCATAAATGACATTAAAGGGAGGTTGGCATGCTACAAAAAGGACTGGATTGATACATGTGGTTCGGGTGCCAG GATTCTGGCTCCAACAGCGTATATTTTCTTCGCCTCGGCTCTCCCTGTTATTGCATTTGGGGAGCAATTGAGTAGGGAAACAG AGGGAAGCTTGAGTCCTGTTGAGACTCTCACTTCTACTGCTATCTGCGGCGTCATCCATGCGATTTTTGGTGGAGAGCCGTTGTTGATTCTAGGAGTTGCAGAACCAACCATTATAATGTACACTTATTTGTACAATTTCGCCAAGAACAGCATTGGGAGGGAGCTGTACTTAGCCTGGGCCGGATG GGTCTGTGTCTGGACAGCTTTGATTCTCTTTCTTCTTGCTATATTCAATGCTTGCTCTATAATTACGCGATTTACGAGGGTGGCTGGTGAACTTTTTGGAATGTTGATCACTGTTTTATTCATCCAAGAGGCAATCAAG GGTGTGGTGAGTGAATTTTTCATCCCAAAAGGCGAAAATTCTTCTCAAGAAAACTACCAATTTCAATGGCTTTACACAAATGGCTTGCTAGGGATTATCTTTTCTTTTGGCCTACTTATCACTGCCCTAAATAGCAGAAAAGCTCGGTCCTGGCGTTACGGTACAG GCTGCTTTCGTAGTTTTATTGCAGATTACGGGGTTCCATTGATGGTCGTAGTATGGACTTTACTATCTTATAGCGTACCGGGGAAAGTTCCCTCTGGAGTTCCAAGGAGACTTTTTTGTCCTCTTCCCTGGGAGTCCGGATCATTGTATCACTGGACAGTTGCTAAG GACATGGGAAAGATTCCTGTGGGATATATTTTAGCTGCATTCATACCAGCTGTGATGATTGCCGGTCTATACTTTTTCGATCATAGTGTAGCTTCACAGATGGCTCAACAGAAGGAATTCAACCTCAAAAACCCTTCCGCCTACCATTATGATATCTTTTTACTAGGAGTCATG ACATTGATTTGCGGTTTACTTGGACTTCCTCCTTCAAATGGTGTCCTCCCTCAATCACCTATGCATACTAGGAGTCTTGCTGTTCTCAAGAAACAG TTGATTCGGAAGAAAATGGTGAAAAGCGCGAAAGAGTGTATGAAACAGCAGGCAACCCAGTCAGAGATCTATGGCCGAATGCAGACTGTGTTCATTGAAATGGAGAGTGCTCCTTGT CATTCTGTAGATAGAGAATTGGCGAACTTGAAGAATGCTGTCATGAAACATGACGAGGAAGGATACGACAACAGTAAATTTGATCCGGAAAAGTGTATAGATCTTCATCTCCCTGTTCGAGTAAACGAGCAAAGAGTCAGCAACTTGCTGCAGTCGATGCTCGTTGGACTTGCTGTATGCATCATGCCTGTGATCAAGATGATACCTACCTCTGTTCTATGGGGATATTTCGCCTACATGGCTATTGATAGCCTTCCTGGAAATCAGTTTTGGGAGAGAATCCAGCTTCTCTTTGTTCCGCCGGGTCGACGTTTCAA AATAATTGAAGGGTTCCATGCTTCATATGTGGAGGCAGTACCGTTCAAGTACATCTTCATGTTTACGCTCTTTCAGTTTGCTTATCTCTTCGTTTGCTTTGGGATAACATGGATACCGATTGCTGGAATTTTGTTTCCACTTCCGTTCTTCCTTCTGATAAGTATACGAGAACACATTCTCCCCAAGGTGTTTCCTCCTAATTATCTCCAAAAACTAGATGCAGCAGAATATGAAGAAATTATCGGTCATTCATTTAGAGCCAGGAGTCTATCTCTCAGG GATAGAGAATCACCTGATACAGACGAAGAAGAAGATGTTTGTCCTGATGTATCTTCTGCTGAGATATTGGATGAAATGACGACGCATAGAGGTGAACTGAAGCATCGGTCTGTGAGCTTCAACGGCAGACAGTTACAG GTCTTTCCAGAAGAAAATTCTCCAGGGATGTTATAA
- the LOC142524547 gene encoding uncharacterized protein LOC142524547, which yields MDDFLSDSDDEKAVEEILAQAMDLCVVEQVAAINCAGITDSALPSHLETRFQKLKSFPSSTKKSTNFDAFQEALRNDQGVGKNRENESSTCSTKLPVENIFSSPSKSPQDEMFSPIKSNPRRKMCRKGLKSRSSSSLEDLSSGSVSPPVKISGCFLCSPKKVPRKKSSKVKKVLDSKLDWEKNDGFLSDMSNFSVKSQRKMTKKAMKAEEEICREAEKIVKWAKHASARMDVSGIEDELSDDENLKFH from the coding sequence ATGGATGATTTTTTATCGGATAGTGACGATGAAAAAGCGGTGGAAGAGATTCTAGCTCAAGCAATGGATTTGTGTGTTGTTGAGCAGGTGGCAGCCATCAATTGTGCTGGTATAACTGATTCCGCTCTCCCTTCTCACCTGGAAACACGCTTCCAGAAGCTGAAATCTTTCCCATCATCCACCAAGAAATCTACTAATTTTGACGCGTTTCAAGAGGCTTTGAGGAACGATCAAGGCGTGGGAAAGAACAGGGAAAATGAGTCTTCCACATGTTCGACGAAATTACCagtagaaaatattttctcatctcCTTCAAAATCACCCCAGGATGAAATGTTTTCGCCAATTAAGAGCAACCCACGTAGGAAAATGTGCAGAAAAGGATTAAAGTCTAGGTCTTCATCTTCTTTGGAAGACTTATCAAGTGGTTCGGTGTCTCCTCCTGTAAAGATATCTGGTTGCTTTTTGTGTTCTCCAAAGAAGGTGCCAAGGAAGAAGAGTAGTAAAGTGAAGAAGGTTTTGGATTCCAAGCTTGATTGGGAAAAAAATGATGGGTTTTTATCTGATATGAGTAATTTTTCAGTGAAAAGTCAGAGGAAGATGACGAAGAAAGCTATGAAGGCCGAAGAAGAGATTTGTAGAGAGGCTGAAAAAATAGTGAAGTGGGCAAAGCATGCTTCTGCGAGGATGGATGTTTCTGGCATTGAAGATGAATTAAGTGATGACGAGAACTTGAAATTTCACTAG